The following coding sequences are from one Novosphingobium sp. KACC 22771 window:
- a CDS encoding ATP-binding protein encodes MTASIIIGEESNGKAVPIDIEELLATRLLVQGNSGSGKSHLLRRLLEESAPLVQQVVVDPEGDFVTLAEPFGHIVVDGAAYNTNDLVRLANRVRQHRASVVLALDGLEIEAQMRCAATFLNALFDAPREIWYPALVVVDEAQMFAPAAAGDVTDEVRRLSLSAMTNLMCRGRKRGLAGIIATQRLAKLAKNVAAEASNFLMGRTFLDIDMQRAADLLGMDRRQAETIRDLQRGQFLALGPAITRRPLSVRIGGVKTRSQAVSTGLLPPPSVTGDDLHALLHAAPTAEELAAEETPLLAGLPRPDAGELMEQIGAYVMAPAPGEEPLVDDSGPNLFSAASVPAPPSLPPDEVQAIMAAIMEDITAERDCTYQPISSLFQDFTTRCRMKKIGQHIGDATQFRRRFALAVAGIYRPADEEWAPLLQLSRTVPDDLLTPFLVIARAAMDEAPCPDDEALARAYGTSSPGRIRRLLEHLEKSGLIVVKTDYSGRRSIGIPDLGVSTAAV; translated from the coding sequence GTGACTGCATCCATCATCATAGGCGAAGAATCGAACGGCAAAGCGGTGCCGATCGATATCGAAGAACTGCTGGCCACGCGCCTGTTGGTGCAGGGCAATTCGGGCTCGGGCAAATCGCATCTGCTGCGTCGTTTGCTGGAGGAATCCGCCCCGCTGGTGCAACAGGTCGTGGTTGATCCCGAGGGCGATTTCGTCACGCTGGCCGAACCGTTTGGCCATATCGTGGTGGACGGTGCGGCGTATAATACCAATGACTTGGTGCGCCTGGCCAATCGCGTTCGTCAACATCGCGCCAGTGTGGTTCTCGCCCTCGACGGGCTGGAGATCGAGGCGCAGATGCGTTGCGCTGCAACCTTTCTCAACGCTTTGTTCGATGCCCCGCGCGAGATCTGGTATCCCGCTCTGGTTGTGGTGGACGAGGCGCAGATGTTTGCCCCCGCTGCTGCGGGCGACGTGACGGATGAGGTGCGCCGCCTCTCGCTCTCGGCCATGACCAATCTGATGTGTCGCGGGCGCAAACGCGGCCTTGCGGGCATCATCGCCACCCAGCGTCTGGCCAAGCTGGCCAAGAATGTTGCCGCCGAGGCGTCAAACTTTCTGATGGGCCGCACCTTTCTCGACATTGACATGCAGCGCGCCGCCGACCTGTTGGGCATGGATCGACGCCAGGCCGAGACGATCCGCGATCTGCAACGCGGCCAGTTTCTCGCGCTTGGCCCTGCGATTACGCGGCGGCCTTTGTCGGTCCGCATCGGCGGGGTTAAAACGCGCAGTCAGGCGGTTTCCACCGGTCTGCTGCCTCCGCCCAGCGTGACAGGCGATGATCTCCACGCCTTGCTCCATGCCGCGCCCACCGCGGAGGAACTGGCGGCGGAGGAAACCCCGCTGCTGGCCGGTCTGCCTCGTCCGGATGCGGGCGAGTTGATGGAGCAGATCGGCGCCTATGTCATGGCCCCCGCGCCGGGCGAGGAACCGCTGGTCGATGACAGCGGGCCCAATCTGTTTTCCGCCGCCAGCGTGCCCGCGCCGCCCAGCCTGCCGCCTGATGAGGTGCAGGCAATCATGGCCGCAATCATGGAGGACATCACCGCCGAGCGTGATTGTACCTATCAGCCCATTTCGTCGCTGTTTCAGGATTTTACCACGCGCTGCCGGATGAAGAAGATTGGGCAGCACATTGGCGATGCCACTCAGTTCCGCCGCAGGTTCGCGCTGGCCGTGGCGGGAATCTATCGCCCTGCTGATGAGGAATGGGCACCATTGCTGCAACTGTCGCGCACTGTGCCCGACGATCTGCTGACGCCATTTCTGGTCATCGCCCGCGCCGCGATGGACGAGGCACCATGCCCCGATGATGAAGCACTGGCCCGCGCCTATGGCACCAGCTCGCCAGGACGCATCCGCCGATTGCTCGAACATTTGGAGAAATCCGGGCTAATCGTAGTCAAAACCGATTATAGCGGTCGTCGGTCGATCGGCATCCCCGATTTGGGCGTGTCGACGGCGGCGGTTTGA
- a CDS encoding GtrA family protein, with protein sequence MISRDRAAEILRFLIAGALNTAFGYGLYAGLIWLGMDRYVAQAIGYVLGTGFNYITYSRGVFTGAGPAKLRFALSYAGNYLINLAGLKLASHFIADPYLAGAVTTFAVVVLNYAVLKRLVFRA encoded by the coding sequence ATGATCTCGCGGGATCGTGCCGCTGAAATCCTGCGCTTTCTGATTGCGGGCGCGCTCAACACGGCCTTTGGCTATGGGCTTTATGCGGGGCTCATCTGGCTGGGGATGGACCGCTATGTGGCGCAGGCGATCGGCTATGTGCTGGGCACGGGGTTCAATTACATCACCTATTCGCGAGGGGTGTTTACCGGCGCAGGCCCGGCAAAATTGCGTTTTGCGCTCTCCTATGCGGGCAATTATCTCATCAATCTGGCGGGGCTGAAACTGGCCTCGCATTTCATCGCCGACCCCTATCTGGCGGGGGCGGTCACGACCTTTGCCGTGGTGGTGCTCAATTATGCGGTGCTCAAACGGCTGGTTTTCCGGGCGTGA
- a CDS encoding DUF3237 domain-containing protein → MIKPELEFVYEATGELEPPRPIGETYDGTRRIIPIVGGGRVEGPLIKGRLIGNAADWQLTRADGVTVADAIYAIETDDGVIIQIRNKGLRHGPPEVMQRLAAGETVDPAEYYFRTVPEFIAPKGPYEWMNRSIFICSGARYPLGIKLWVWRVA, encoded by the coding sequence ATGATCAAGCCTGAACTGGAATTTGTGTATGAAGCCACCGGCGAGCTGGAGCCGCCCCGCCCCATTGGCGAGACCTATGACGGCACACGGCGCATCATCCCCATCGTGGGCGGTGGGCGCGTCGAAGGGCCGCTGATCAAGGGCCGTCTGATCGGCAATGCGGCCGATTGGCAATTGACGCGCGCCGATGGCGTGACCGTGGCCGATGCGATTTATGCCATCGAGACCGACGATGGCGTCATCATCCAGATCCGCAACAAGGGCCTGCGCCACGGCCCGCCCGAGGTGATGCAAAGGCTGGCCGCGGGCGAGACGGTGGATCCGGCGGAATATTATTTCCGCACTGTGCCCGAATTCATCGCGCCCAAGGGGCCGTATGAATGGATGAACCGCTCGATCTTCATCTGCTCGGGCGCGCGCTATCCGCTGGGCATCAAATTGTGGGTGTGGCGGGTGGCGTAA
- a CDS encoding glycosyltransferase family 2 protein — translation MTKSADIDVSVVIPCYNEEMNAGPIAEAVIAQLEPMGVSFDIIFIDNHSTDNTVGIIKAMCMRDPRIRLIANTRNFGQMRSPTHGIYAARGRAVIGMCADFQDSPELLPHFVRRWQAGVDIVLGVREREKSGLMLTAIRALSYWLAKNFGDFQTIPNATGFGLYSRRVVDAIKALNEPEPFYRGLLVETGFPLETINYVRPPRTRGKSKNNFFTLLDFAIAGLTGSSKRLLRAPLYLSVLGAVVSLLMLMGAGIAFFTGRPIAGWLIGMVLQAQFALIFGFMGLMGDHIRQISERTRGTPLVLERERVNFPEDYG, via the coding sequence ATGACGAAGAGTGCCGACATTGATGTTTCGGTGGTCATCCCCTGTTACAATGAGGAGATGAACGCCGGGCCGATTGCCGAGGCAGTGATCGCGCAACTGGAGCCGATGGGGGTCAGTTTCGACATCATCTTCATCGACAACCATTCGACCGATAACACGGTGGGCATCATCAAGGCGATGTGTATGCGCGATCCGCGCATCCGCCTGATTGCCAACACGCGCAATTTCGGGCAAATGCGTTCGCCCACCCATGGCATTTATGCCGCGCGGGGGCGGGCGGTAATCGGCATGTGCGCCGATTTTCAGGACAGCCCCGAACTGTTGCCCCATTTCGTGCGCCGCTGGCAGGCGGGCGTCGACATTGTGCTGGGCGTGCGCGAGCGGGAGAAGTCGGGCCTGATGCTGACCGCGATCCGGGCGCTGTCCTATTGGCTGGCCAAGAATTTCGGCGATTTTCAAACTATTCCCAATGCGACGGGCTTTGGCCTCTACAGCCGCCGCGTGGTCGATGCGATCAAGGCGCTGAACGAGCCGGAGCCGTTTTATCGCGGGTTGCTGGTTGAAACAGGCTTTCCGCTGGAGACGATCAACTATGTTCGCCCGCCCCGGACGAGAGGCAAATCGAAGAACAATTTCTTCACCCTGCTCGACTTTGCCATCGCGGGCCTGACGGGTTCGTCCAAACGCCTGCTGCGCGCGCCGCTTTATCTCAGCGTGCTGGGGGCGGTTGTGTCCTTGCTGATGCTGATGGGCGCGGGGATCGCCTTTTTCACCGGGCGGCCGATTGCGGGCTGGCTGATCGGCATGGTGCTTCAAGCGCAATTCGCGCTGATCTTCGGCTTTATGGGGCTGATGGGCGACCATATCCGCCAGATTTCCGAACGCACGCGCGGCACGCCTTTGGTGCTTGAGCGCGAAAGGGTCAATTTCCCTGAGGATTACGGATGA
- a CDS encoding thiamine pyrophosphate-binding protein, with translation MAETIRVADLIARLLVQSGVSDCFMLTGGGAMHLNDAFGREAGLRKIFNHHEQASAIAAESYARLCGKPALVNVTTGPGGVNTLNGVYGAYVDSIPMIVVSGQVKRETIAGNFPHIPLRQLGDQEVDIVGMVRPITKYAVVLQDPAQARKVVEKAIYLATRGRPGPVWIDVPIDVQAAPVDPDALEAFDPAADVDTASEWNAPNNAAETGALTGDALQAEVGAMLAEFCAAERPVVFVGAGVRLSNTHERFLALIEKLGAPVVTGWNAHDALPNAHPLYVGRPGSVGDRGGNFAVQGADYVLVLGSRLNIRQISYNWQSFARNARVAMVDIDRAELGKPTLNLHRPIHADLRDFFDAVDALGVPGEGADNRAAYLARSRQRAAQYPTVRDEFRSETGPINPYVFGEALFNELEEGDIIVSGDGTACVTIFQCADLKKGQRLYTNSGCASMGYDLPGAIGAYYAGGGRRIICLAGDGSIMMNLQELQTIVGGQLPIKIFVLNNDGYHSIRQSQVAHFKGFSVGCGPDSGLTFPDFARLATGFGFPARKAEKDGDLSAAIRATLDGHGPQLCEVMIDKAQQFEPKLSSRRLPDGTMVSPPLEDLSPFLTDEELAAAMAPCATLR, from the coding sequence ATGGCTGAGACTATCCGGGTCGCGGACCTGATCGCCCGCCTGTTGGTGCAAAGCGGTGTTTCGGACTGCTTCATGCTGACGGGCGGCGGGGCCATGCACCTCAACGACGCTTTCGGGCGCGAAGCGGGCCTGCGCAAGATCTTCAACCACCACGAGCAGGCCAGCGCCATCGCGGCGGAAAGCTATGCGCGCCTGTGCGGCAAGCCTGCGCTGGTGAATGTCACCACGGGTCCGGGGGGCGTGAACACGCTCAATGGCGTCTATGGCGCCTATGTCGATTCGATCCCGATGATCGTGGTGTCGGGGCAAGTGAAGCGCGAGACAATTGCGGGCAATTTCCCGCATATCCCGCTGCGCCAGCTCGGCGATCAGGAAGTCGATATTGTCGGCATGGTGCGGCCGATCACCAAATATGCGGTGGTGCTGCAAGACCCGGCGCAGGCGCGCAAGGTGGTGGAAAAGGCGATCTACCTTGCCACGCGCGGTCGTCCCGGCCCGGTGTGGATCGACGTTCCCATCGACGTTCAGGCCGCCCCCGTGGACCCTGATGCGCTAGAGGCGTTCGACCCTGCGGCTGATGTGGATACCGCAAGCGAGTGGAACGCGCCCAACAATGCGGCGGAAACTGGCGCGCTGACCGGCGATGCGTTGCAGGCCGAGGTTGGCGCGATGCTGGCCGAATTCTGCGCGGCAGAGCGGCCTGTGGTGTTTGTCGGCGCGGGTGTGCGTCTGTCGAACACGCATGAACGGTTTCTGGCTCTGATTGAAAAGCTGGGCGCGCCGGTCGTCACGGGCTGGAACGCGCATGACGCGCTGCCCAATGCGCACCCACTCTATGTCGGCCGCCCGGGCAGCGTGGGCGACCGCGGCGGCAATTTTGCCGTACAGGGCGCCGATTATGTGCTGGTGCTGGGCAGCCGTCTGAATATCCGTCAGATCAGCTATAATTGGCAGAGCTTTGCCCGCAATGCGCGGGTGGCGATGGTGGATATCGACCGCGCCGAATTGGGCAAGCCGACGCTTAACCTGCATCGTCCGATCCATGCGGATTTGCGCGATTTCTTCGATGCGGTTGATGCGCTGGGCGTGCCGGGCGAAGGTGCGGACAACCGTGCTGCCTATCTGGCACGCAGCCGTCAACGCGCCGCGCAATACCCCACCGTGCGCGATGAATTCCGCAGCGAGACCGGCCCGATCAACCCCTATGTCTTTGGCGAGGCGTTGTTCAACGAGCTGGAAGAAGGCGACATCATCGTCTCGGGCGATGGCACGGCCTGTGTCACGATTTTCCAATGCGCGGATCTGAAAAAGGGCCAGCGGCTTTATACCAACTCCGGCTGCGCCAGTATGGGCTATGACCTGCCCGGCGCGATCGGGGCCTATTATGCCGGTGGCGGTCGTCGGATCATCTGTCTTGCCGGTGATGGCTCGATCATGATGAACCTGCAGGAATTGCAGACCATCGTGGGCGGCCAATTGCCGATCAAGATCTTTGTCCTCAACAATGACGGCTATCACTCGATCCGCCAGTCGCAGGTTGCCCATTTCAAGGGCTTCTCGGTCGGCTGCGGGCCGGACAGCGGGTTGACCTTCCCCGATTTCGCGCGTTTGGCCACAGGTTTCGGCTTTCCGGCGCGCAAGGCGGAAAAGGATGGCGATCTTTCCGCTGCGATCCGCGCGACCCTGGATGGCCATGGCCCGCAATTGTGCGAGGTGATGATCGACAAGGCGCAGCAGTTCGAGCCCAAGCTGTCGAGCCGCCGTCTGCCTGACGGCACGATGGTTTCGCCCCCGCTGGAGGATCTCTCGCCCTTCCTGACGGACGAGGAACTGGCCGCTGCCATGGCGCCCTGCGCCACCTTGCGTTAA
- a CDS encoding HAD family hydrolase yields the protein MLRHLIFDLDGTLVDSCAICIEILEGMLAERGHARKIDPEFARPWMSHGGQKMVMALLGDDCGDPAEELAEFRRRYAVTQTRAETLFNHVATSLRELHAQGFVLSICSNKPQNLVDKVLEDTGLASLFQSVVGGRAGVAAKPAPDLLDLVLADLGASPDHCLFVGDSELDHAVADARGMPFLFLTHGYADPDYRPDPAKSYDCFGKLARAVMERAHG from the coding sequence ATGCTTCGCCATCTGATCTTTGATCTCGACGGCACGCTGGTCGACTCTTGTGCGATCTGCATCGAAATCCTCGAAGGGATGCTGGCGGAGCGCGGGCATGCGCGCAAGATCGACCCCGAATTTGCCCGCCCATGGATGAGCCATGGCGGGCAAAAGATGGTGATGGCGCTGCTGGGCGATGATTGCGGCGATCCGGCGGAGGAACTGGCCGAATTCCGCCGCCGATATGCGGTGACGCAGACGCGGGCGGAAACGCTGTTCAACCATGTCGCCACCAGCCTGCGTGAATTGCATGCGCAGGGCTTTGTGCTCTCGATCTGTTCGAACAAGCCGCAAAATCTGGTCGACAAGGTGCTGGAGGATACCGGCCTTGCCTCGCTGTTTCAAAGCGTGGTGGGCGGGCGTGCGGGCGTGGCGGCCAAGCCTGCGCCCGATCTGCTCGATCTGGTGCTGGCCGATCTGGGCGCCTCGCCGGACCATTGCCTGTTCGTAGGCGACAGCGAGCTGGACCATGCCGTAGCCGATGCGCGGGGCATGCCGTTCCTGTTCCTGACCCATGGCTATGCCGACCCCGATTATCGCCCTGATCCCGCCAAGAGCTATGATTGTTTCGGCAAACTGGCCCGCGCGGTGATGGAGCGGGCGCATGGCTGA
- a CDS encoding NAD(P)/FAD-dependent oxidoreductase yields MIRLSDLALPLDHTPEALDAAIARRLGVAPDRILRSTMVRRGNDARKKGAIKLVYVFDVELDDEAEVLARLDGDSHVRPAPDTAYRPPVVAPEGWDGVRPVVIGAGPCGLLAALILAEMGLKPIIIERGTAVRERTKDTWALWRKNKLTPESNVQFGEGGAGTFSDGKLYSRIKDPRHLSRKVLTEFVKAGAPDDILYEAHPHIGTFRLVTMVISMRETIEALGGEYRFQTRVADFDIQDGALAGLHLVSTKDGAQSYLPAKHCILAPGHSSRDTFEILHQRGVFMEAKPFAIGVRIEHPQSWVDKARYGACAGHPVLGAAAYAISHQASNGRAVYSFCMCPGGRVVAATSEEGRVVTNGMSQYSRAEFNANSGLVVTVDPGKDYPADPLAGIEFQRKWESLAYAAGGGDYCAPGQKVGDFLAGRASSGEFGAVKPSYQPGVKLTDLSACLPDYVLDAIREALPVFGRQIPMYDHPDVIMTGVETRTSSPLRITRGKDFQSLNTRGLYPAGEGAGYAGGILSAAVDGIKVAEALAVEVLK; encoded by the coding sequence ATGATCCGCCTTTCTGACCTCGCCCTGCCGCTCGACCACACGCCCGAGGCGCTTGACGCCGCCATTGCCCGCAGGCTGGGCGTGGCGCCAGACCGCATTCTGCGCAGCACCATGGTCCGGCGCGGCAATGATGCGCGCAAAAAGGGCGCGATCAAGCTGGTCTATGTCTTTGATGTGGAATTGGACGATGAGGCCGAAGTGCTGGCCCGGCTGGATGGCGACAGCCACGTGCGCCCGGCGCCCGACACCGCCTATCGCCCGCCGGTAGTGGCGCCCGAGGGTTGGGATGGGGTGCGCCCGGTGGTGATCGGGGCGGGGCCTTGCGGCTTGCTGGCGGCGCTGATTTTGGCCGAGATGGGGTTGAAGCCCATCATTATCGAGCGCGGCACGGCCGTGCGCGAGCGGACCAAGGACACTTGGGCGCTTTGGCGCAAGAACAAGCTGACCCCGGAATCGAACGTGCAATTCGGCGAGGGCGGGGCCGGGACTTTTTCCGACGGCAAGCTCTACAGCCGCATCAAGGACCCGCGCCATCTTTCACGCAAGGTGTTGACCGAGTTCGTCAAAGCGGGCGCGCCCGATGATATCCTCTATGAGGCGCATCCCCATATCGGCACCTTTCGTCTGGTGACGATGGTGATTTCCATGCGCGAAACCATCGAGGCGCTGGGCGGGGAATACCGGTTTCAGACCCGCGTTGCCGATTTCGACATTCAGGATGGCGCGCTGGCGGGCCTGCATCTGGTCAGCACCAAGGATGGGGCGCAAAGCTATCTGCCCGCCAAGCATTGCATCCTGGCCCCCGGCCATTCCAGCCGCGACACGTTCGAGATCCTGCACCAGCGCGGCGTGTTTATGGAGGCCAAGCCTTTCGCCATCGGTGTGCGCATTGAACATCCGCAAAGCTGGGTGGACAAGGCGCGCTATGGCGCCTGCGCGGGCCATCCTGTGCTGGGCGCGGCCGCCTATGCCATCTCGCATCAGGCCAGCAACGGGCGCGCGGTCTACAGCTTCTGCATGTGTCCGGGCGGGCGCGTCGTTGCGGCCACAAGCGAGGAGGGGCGCGTCGTCACCAACGGCATGAGCCAATATTCGCGCGCCGAATTCAACGCCAATTCCGGCCTCGTGGTCACCGTCGATCCGGGCAAGGATTATCCCGCCGACCCGTTGGCGGGCATTGAATTTCAACGCAAATGGGAAAGCCTCGCCTATGCCGCCGGCGGCGGCGATTATTGCGCGCCGGGGCAAAAGGTGGGCGATTTTCTGGCCGGGCGCGCTTCGTCGGGCGAATTCGGGGCGGTGAAGCCGTCCTATCAGCCCGGCGTCAAGCTGACCGACCTGTCGGCCTGTTTGCCTGATTATGTGCTGGACGCGATCCGCGAGGCGCTGCCGGTGTTTGGCCGCCAGATCCCGATGTATGATCATCCCGATGTGATTATGACCGGGGTGGAAACGCGCACCTCCAGCCCCTTGCGCATCACGCGCGGCAAGGATTTCCAGTCGCTCAACACGCGTGGTCTGTATCCTGCGGGCGAGGGGGCGGGCTATGCTGGCGGCATTCTCTCGGCTGCGGTGGATGGGATCAAGGTGGCTGAGGCGCTTGCGGTAGAGGTTTTGAAATAA
- a CDS encoding MFS transporter, which translates to MHMQTGRITPSTTRVAKGGWYALLLVCAMQLLSLLDRNILAILSPRIKHDLNIGDAEMGLLYGTVFALFYAVFSLPLGRLADGWRRTWLLSICIAFWSLATGLAGVASGFALLALSRLGVGIGEAASQPAGTSLIYDYFPKARRGLAMAIMAAAIAIGLGLSSVLGGVAADWWDGRFAGVGAPFGLRGWQFAFLLAAVPGLPLAALLWRLAEPVRGAIEGITTPPDPRPFAASWEVLLSVLPFTNWLMLARRRASSRVWMVNLVATFVIIAAMVALARAGAAFSPRPLLNLGLVSLSPHTLQWAVVGLGLFATLNLVQAVRITDRPAYAVMRSPSLILCIAAGSLQSMINYGCMAFTPAFLMKTYHLTPAQTGLQFGLLSAALGVVGPMVAGPVTDWAGQKLPGVGRVLLAMFAMGGSPCLAFWVYHAPDAAGFYARFVLYSFVLTMWMPPLYAVMYDQVLPRMRGLTASTYIVVMTIAGLGVGPYIVGMISDATHGDLGRAILSINFVAVPLVLVLVALAMRVRGDEGAVLTRARAAGEPV; encoded by the coding sequence ATGCATATGCAAACGGGGAGAATTACGCCCTCAACGACCCGCGTGGCCAAGGGTGGATGGTATGCCCTGCTGCTGGTCTGCGCGATGCAATTGCTCAGCCTGCTCGATCGCAACATTCTGGCGATCCTATCTCCGCGCATCAAACATGATCTGAACATCGGCGATGCGGAAATGGGCCTGCTTTATGGAACAGTGTTCGCGCTGTTTTATGCGGTGTTTTCGCTGCCGCTGGGGCGTCTGGCCGATGGTTGGCGGCGGACATGGCTGCTCTCCATCTGCATCGCCTTCTGGTCGCTGGCCACAGGGCTTGCGGGCGTGGCCAGCGGCTTTGCCCTGCTCGCCCTTTCGCGCCTTGGCGTCGGGATTGGCGAGGCGGCCAGCCAGCCTGCGGGCACCAGCCTGATCTATGACTATTTCCCCAAGGCGCGCCGGGGGCTGGCCATGGCGATCATGGCCGCTGCGATTGCCATTGGTCTTGGCCTGTCCAGCGTGCTGGGCGGGGTTGCGGCCGATTGGTGGGATGGGCGCTTTGCCGGTGTGGGCGCACCCTTTGGGCTGCGCGGTTGGCAATTCGCTTTCCTGCTGGCGGCGGTGCCGGGCCTGCCTTTGGCCGCTCTGCTCTGGCGTCTGGCCGAACCGGTGCGCGGGGCGATCGAGGGCATCACCACGCCCCCCGATCCGCGCCCCTTTGCCGCCTCGTGGGAGGTGCTGCTCTCGGTTCTGCCTTTCACCAATTGGCTGATGCTCGCGCGGCGCCGGGCTTCATCGCGGGTGTGGATGGTCAATCTGGTGGCGACATTCGTGATCATCGCCGCCATGGTGGCGCTGGCCCGCGCAGGGGCGGCCTTCAGCCCGCGCCCGCTGCTCAATCTTGGACTGGTCAGCCTGTCGCCCCATACGCTGCAATGGGCGGTGGTGGGGCTGGGCCTGTTCGCCACGCTCAATCTGGTGCAGGCGGTACGCATCACCGACCGGCCCGCCTATGCCGTCATGCGCAGCCCTTCACTGATCCTGTGCATCGCGGCGGGATCGTTGCAGAGCATGATCAATTACGGTTGCATGGCCTTCACCCCGGCCTTTCTGATGAAGACCTATCATCTCACGCCTGCTCAGACCGGGCTGCAATTCGGTCTGCTTTCGGCGGCGCTGGGGGTGGTGGGGCCGATGGTGGCGGGGCCGGTGACGGACTGGGCGGGGCAGAAATTGCCCGGCGTGGGGCGCGTGCTGCTGGCGATGTTTGCCATGGGCGGCTCGCCCTGTCTGGCGTTCTGGGTCTATCATGCGCCCGATGCGGCCGGGTTCTATGCCCGCTTTGTGCTCTACAGCTTTGTGCTGACCATGTGGATGCCGCCGCTCTATGCGGTGATGTATGATCAGGTGCTGCCCCGGATGCGCGGGCTGACCGCCTCGACCTATATCGTGGTGATGACCATCGCGGGGCTGGGCGTGGGGCCGTATATTGTGGGGATGATTTCGGACGCCACGCATGGCGATCTGGGCCGGGCCATCCTGTCGATCAACTTTGTCGCCGTCCCTCTGGTGCTGGTGCTGGTGGCGCTGGCCATGCGGGTACGGGGCGATGAGGGCGCGGTTTTGACCCGCGCCCGCGCGGCGGGTGAGCCGGTTTAG
- a CDS encoding NAD-dependent epimerase/dehydratase family protein — protein MAEGLEPEVVRALVEDGRRIVITGAGGWIGLATLDLLAAALGDRFEKRVRPFGSNTRALRLADGSQVLQRPLADMAWLPKEPTIVLHTAFLTKDRAEAMDEAAYVAANRAISETVLKALDPIGAEAIFVASSGAAAKADDPQASAAMRLYGALKREDEERFAAWADATGKRAVIARIFALTGPYINKPGAYAIASFIDDAIAGRPVEVRAPKKVVRAYVAIRELMSLAFAALLPPKGVLRFDSGGEAMELGEIAGVVAAQTGTSVQRADITTGPADIYHGDDAAYRALLADHGIAPVPLATQVAEMIAWAQRSS, from the coding sequence ATGGCTGAGGGGCTGGAGCCCGAGGTGGTGCGCGCGCTGGTTGAGGATGGGCGGCGTATCGTCATCACCGGGGCGGGGGGCTGGATCGGCCTTGCCACGCTGGATCTGCTGGCCGCCGCGCTGGGCGACAGGTTTGAAAAGCGCGTACGCCCCTTTGGCTCGAACACGCGCGCGCTGCGCCTTGCCGACGGATCGCAGGTGTTGCAGCGCCCGCTGGCCGACATGGCTTGGCTGCCCAAAGAGCCGACCATCGTGCTGCATACGGCCTTTCTGACCAAGGATCGCGCCGAGGCGATGGATGAGGCTGCCTATGTTGCCGCCAACCGCGCGATCAGCGAGACGGTGCTCAAAGCCCTGGACCCCATCGGCGCCGAGGCGATTTTCGTGGCCAGCAGCGGGGCTGCCGCCAAGGCCGACGACCCGCAGGCCAGCGCGGCGATGCGTCTCTATGGTGCGCTCAAGCGCGAGGATGAGGAGCGCTTTGCCGCATGGGCCGATGCAACGGGCAAACGCGCCGTCATCGCCCGGATCTTCGCGCTGACCGGGCCCTATATCAACAAGCCGGGCGCCTATGCCATCGCCAGCTTTATCGACGACGCCATCGCGGGCCGCCCGGTTGAGGTACGCGCACCCAAAAAGGTCGTGCGCGCCTATGTCGCCATCCGCGAATTGATGAGCCTTGCCTTTGCCGCCCTGCTGCCGCCCAAGGGCGTGCTGCGCTTCGACAGCGGGGGCGAGGCGATGGAACTGGGCGAGATCGCGGGCGTGGTGGCCGCCCAGACCGGCACCAGCGTCCAGCGCGCCGACATTACCACCGGCCCTGCCGACATTTACCACGGCGATGATGCGGCCTACCGCGCCCTGCTGGCCGACCATGGCATCGCGCCCGTCCCGCTGGCCACGCAGGTGGCCGAGATGATTGCCTGGGCACAACGCTCCTCTTGA